Below is a genomic region from Nocardioides panacis.
ACCGCGGCCCGATCGCCCGCGAGATCGCCCACAACGTCCAGTCGCCGCCGAAGAGCTCCACCACCGCGCTGCCGGTGCCGGCCGGGCACCTCACCCGGCGCGACCTGGCCGGCTACCGCGCGCTGTTCCGCACCCCGACGTACGCGAAGTACCGCGGGTACGGCGTGTGGGGGATGGGCGGCTCGTCCTCGGGCGGCACCACCGTCGGGGAGGCGCTGAACATCATGGAGCAGTTCCCGCTGCGCCGGCTGAGCAGCACCCAGCAGCTGCACGTCTACCTCGAGGCCAGCGCGCTGGCGTTCGCCGACCGGGCGAAGTACCTCGGCGACCCGGCCTTCGTGAAGATCCCGCGCGCGACGCTGCTCTCCGACCGGTACGCCGCGTCGCGGGCCTGCTCGATCAGCCTGACCACGGCGATGCCCAAGCCGACGACGGCCGGCGACGTGAGGAAGTACGACCCGACCTGCGGCGGCACCAGCTCGACCGGCACCACGGCCCGGCGGGACACCGAGAACGTCGAGACCACGAACCTCACGGTCACCGACAAGCGCGGCAACGTCGTGGAGTACACCCTGACCATCGAGCAGACCGGCGGCTCCGGCCTGCTGCTGCCCGGCCGCGGGTTCCTGCTCAACAACGAGCTCACCGACTTCTCCGCGGTGTACGACGCCGCCGACCCGAACCGGATCCAGCCCGGCAAGCGGCCGCGCTCCTCGATCTCGCCGACGCTCGTGCTGCGCGACGGCAAGCCGGTCGTGGCGCTGGGCTCGCCCGGCGGCTCGACGATCATCACCACCGTGCTGCAGATGATCACCGACCGGATCGACCGTCAGCTCTCGCTGCCGCAGACGATCGCGGACCCGCGCGGCTCGCAGCGCAACACCGCCGCGGTCAGCGCCGAGCCGGAGTTCATCGAGAAGTACGGCGCCGGCCTGCAGGCGCTCGGGCACCCGCTGACCCCGGCCGGCGACAAGTTCACCAGCGCCTCGGAGATCGGGGCGGCCACGGCCGTCGCGTTCAAGCGGCACGGGTACCTCGTCGCCGTCTCCGAGCCGCGCCGCCGCGGCGGCGGGTCGGCCCTGGTGGTGCGCCCCTCGCGCTGATCGCCCGCTGATCGCCGCTGCCGGGTCCGATCACCTATCGTCTGGCGCATGAGCGAGCCCAGCACCTACACCGTCCAGCGGTCCACGACCGTGCACGCCCCCGCCGCGCAGGTGGAGGAGCAGATCGTGGACTTCCACCGGTGGACCGCGTGGTCGCCGTGGGAGGGCGTCGACCCGCAGATGGCGCGCTCCTACACCGGCCCGGCCCAGGGCGCCGGTGCGGTCTACGAGTGGACCGGCAACCGCAAGGCCGGCGCCGGCCGGATGCAGATCACCGACGTCGCACCGGGCTCGCGGGTGGAGATCGACCTGCGCTTCCTCAAGCCGTTCAAGTCGCACAGCACCACGGTGTTCTCGCTGGAGCCGCTGGACGACGGCAGCACCACGGTGACCTGGACGATGACCGGCCCGCGGACCCTCGCGGTCAAGGCGATGGGGCTGTTCACCAGCATGGACAAGCTGGTCGGCGGGGACTTCGAGAAGGGTCTGGCCCGGCTCAAGGACGTCGCGGAGCGGCCGGGCGGCTAGGCTCGCCGACGTGACCAGCGCGTTCGGGTTCCTCAAGGGGCACGGCACCGAGAACGACTTCGTGCTGCTCCCCGACGCCGACGGCTCGGTGCACGGCGACCTCGCCCCGGACGTCGTCGCCCGGCTGTGCGACCGGCGGGCCGGGATCGGCGGCGACGGCGTCCTGCGGGCGATCCGCACCGCGGCGTACGACGACCCGGCGGCCGTCGCGGCCCGCAGCGAGGCCGAGTGGTTCATGGACTACCGCAACTCCGACGGCTCGGTCTCGGAGATGTGCGGCAACGGGGTGCGGGTGTTCGGCCGCTACCTCGTCGAGCACGAGGGCGTCGACCCGCACCGGCCGCTGAAGGTCGGCACCCGGGCCGGCACCCGCACGCTCACCTTCGGCCGCGACCTGGTCAGCGTCGACATGGGGCAGCCCGTCGTGCACGGCGAGACCAAGGTGTCGGTGGGGGAGCGGTCCTGGCCGGCGCTGCACGTGTCGATGGGCAACCCGCACGCCGTCGCGTTCGTCGACGACCTCACCGACGCGGGCCACCTGCTCGACCCGCCCGGGCACGACGCCGAGGAGTTCCCCGACGGCGTGAACGTCGAGTTCGTCGTACGACGGGGCCGGCGGCACGTCGCGATGCGGGTGCACGAGCGCGGCTCGGGGGAGACCCGGTCCTGCGGCACCGGCGCCTGCGCGGTGATGGTCGCGGCGGCGCTCGCCGACGGGACCGCCCCGGGCAAGCGGTACCGCGTCGACGTGCCCGGCGGACGGCTCGAGGTGACCTGGACCGAGCAGGGCCGCGTCGAGCTGACCGGGCCGGCCGTGCTGGTCGCCCGGGGCGAGTGGATCGCAAAATGAATCGCCGCCCGGCGCCGCGCCGTGCGAGCATCGAGGGGCGCCGGGAATCCACCCGGCGGCTCTGACGTTCTCTCTGGTGGATATGACTAGCGCACACGAATTCGACGCCCACACGCCCGACCCCGTCACGCCCATCGACGAGCGGGACGACATCAACCTCGACGACGCCCTCGCGGAGACCGACGACTGGGAGAGCCCGGACGGACCGGACCCCGAGGAGAGCACCGGGTCCTACGACCTCGCGGAGCGGCACGCCCTGCGCCGGGTCGCCGGGCTGTCCACCGAGCTGGAGGACATCTCCGAGGTCGAGTACCGCCAGCTGCGGCTGGAGCGGGTCGTCCTGGTGGGGGTCTGGACCGACGGCACCGTGGAGGACGCCGAGAACTCGATGGCCGAGCTCGCCCTGCTCGCCGAGACGGCCGGCTCCGAGGTGCTCGACGCGTTCTACCAGCGCCGGCAGAGCCCGGACCCCGCGACGTACATCGGGCGCGGCAAGGTGGACGGCCTCAAGGAGATCGTCCAGGCCACCGGCGCGGACACCGTGATCCTCGACGGCGAGCTCGCGCCCAGCCAGCTCAGGAACCTCGAGGACCGGGTCAAGGTCAAGGTGGTGGACCGGACCGCGCTGATCCTCGACATCTTCGCCCAGCACGCCAAGTCCCGCGAGGGCCAGGCCCAGGTCGAGCTCGCCCAGCTCAACTACATGAAGCAGCGGCTGCGCGGCTGGGGCGGCAACCTGTCCCGCCAGGCCGGTGGCCGGGTGGGCTCGCAGGGCGGCGGCATCGGTGGCCGTGGCCCCGGTGAGACCAAGATCGAGACCGACCGGCGCCGGATCAACACCAAGATCGCCAAGCTCCGCAACGAGCTCAAGCACATGCGGGTCACCCGGGACACCAAGCGCTCGGACCGGCAGCGGCACCAGATCCCCTCGGTCGCGATCGCCGGCTACACCAACGCCGGCAAGTCCTCGCTGCTCAACCGGCTCACCGACGCCGGCGTGCTGGTCGAGGACTCGCTGTTCGCGACCCTGGACCCGACCACCCGCAAGACCACCACCTCCGACGGCCGGATCTACACGATGTCCGACACCGTGGGGTTCGTCCGGCACCTGCCCCACCAGCTGATCGAGGCGTTCCGCTCCACGCTGGAGGAGGTGGCCGACTCCGACCTGGTGCTGCACGTCGTCGACGGCTCCCACCCGGACCCGGAGGGCCAGCTGGCCGCGGTGCGCGAGGTGTTCGCCGAGATCGGCGCCGACAAGGTGCCCGAGCTCGTGGTGATCAACAAGGCCGACGCCGCCGACCCGATCCTGATCTCCCGCCTCAAGGGCCGCGAGCCGCACTCGGTGGTGGTCTCCGCCAAGACCGGCGAGGGCATCGCCGACGTGCTGCGGGCGGTCGAGGCCGACCTGCCGCACCCCGGCGTCGCCTTCGACGCGCTGCTGCCCTACGAGCGCGGCGACCTGCTGAACCGGATCCACGTCAGCGGCGAGGTCGAGTCCGTCGAGCACACCGGGGACGGCTCGCGGGTGCGCGGCCGGGTGCACGCCGACCTGGCCGGGGAGCTCGAGCCCTACCTGGTCAAGGCGTAGCCGCCGTGTCCTACGACTTCGGCGACCGGCCGCGGCCGCCGTTCGTCGGGGACGAGCGGGAGGTGCTCGACGGGTGGCTCGACTTCCACCGGGCCACCCTGCTGATGAAGTGCGAGGGGCTGACCCTCGAGCAGCTCAAGGTCCGCCCGCTGCGGACCTCGAGGCTGACCCTGCTCGGCCTGGTGCGGCACCTCACCGAGGTCGAGCGGGGCTGGTTCCTGCCGTTCCTGGGCGAGCCGGTCACCGAGCTCTACTGCACCGAGGCCGACCCCGACGGGGACTTCCACGGCGTGCCGCACGCCGACGCCGAGGCCGACCTGGCCCGCTACGGCGAGACCGTCGACACGATCAGCGACCGGCTCCGCCGGCACCGCCTCGACGAGGTCGAGGAGGACGGCGGCACGTCCTACAACCTGCGCTGGATCTTCACCCACATGGTCGAGGAGTACGCCCGCCACAACGGGCACGCCGACCTGCTGCGCGAGGCCATCGACGGCACCCGCGGCGAATAGGGTCCCGGACCGGTTTCCCGATCGGCGCCCCGGGTAGCGGGGGGTGGTGCACGAATCCACTCTCACGCTGACCGTCGACGGGGTCTCCCGCACGGTCACCGTGGACACCCGGACCACGCTCCTCGACACCCTGCGGGACCGGCTGGGGGTGACCTCCCCCAAGAAGGGCTGCGACCACGGCCAGTGCGGTGCCTGCACGGTGCTGCTCGACGGCCGTCGCACGCTGAGCTGCCTGCGCCTCGCGGTCGCCGAGCACGGCGCCGACGTGGTCACCTCGGCCGGCCTGCGGGTCGGTGACGACCTGCACCCGGTGCAGCAGGCGTTCATCGACCACGACGGGCTGCAGTGCGGCTACTGCACCCCGGGCCAGATCTGCTCGGCCGTCGGCATGCTCGAGGAGGCCCGCGCCGGCCACCCGAGCCACGTCACCGAGGACCTCGAGGCCGGTCTCGACGGGGGAGCCGAGCTCACCGACGAGGAGATCCGGGAGCGGATGAGCGGCAACCTGTGCCGGTGCGGCGCCTACCCCCACATCGTCGCGGCGATCGCGGAGGTGGCCCGGTGAAGCCGTTCACCTACGAGCAGGTCCTCGACCCCGCCGAGGCGGTGGCCCGGGTGACCGGCAGCCCCGAGGCGGTGTACGTCGCGGGCGGCACCAACCTGGTAGACCACCTCAAGCTCGGCGTGGCCACCCCCGACGTGCTCGTCGACGTCAGCCGGCTGCCGCTCGACGAGGTCGAGGGCCTCGAGGACGGCGGCCTGCGGATCGGGGCCGCGGTCCGCAACGCCGACCTGGCCGCCCACGCCGCCGTACGACGGGGGTACCCGGTGCTCGCGCAGGCGCTGCTGGCCGGCGCCTCGGGGCAGATCCGCAACGTCGCGACCACCGGGGGCAACCTGCTGCAGCGGACCCGCTGCGTCTACTTCCAGGACGTCACCACGCCCTGCAACAAGCGCGAGCCCGGCTCCGGGTGCCCGGCCCGCGAGGGGTTCCAGCGCAGCGCGGCCGTCCTCGGTGCCTCCGAGCACTGCGTGGCCACGCATCCCTCGGACATGGCCGTCGCCCTCGCCGCGCTCGACGCGGTCGTCGTGGTGCTCGGCACGGACGGCGAGCGCCGCGTCCCGATGAGCGACTTCCACCGGCTGCCCGGTGACCGGCCCGAGCTGGACACCACGCTCGCGCAGGGCGAGCTTGTCACCGCCGTCGAGCTGCCGGCGCTGCCGGACGCGAGCCGGTCGGCCTACCGCAAGGTGCGCGACCGCGCGTCGTACGCCTTCGCGCTGGTGTCCGTCGCCGCCGTCCTCGACGCCTCGGGCGGCACCGTCCACGACGTCCGGATCGCCCTGGGCGGGGTGGCCCACAAGCCCTGGCGGGCCAGCGTCGCCGAGGAGCGGCTGCGCGGGGGACCGGCCACCGAGGAGGCGTTCCGGGCCGCCGCCGAGGCCGAGCTCGCCGCCGCCGTCCCGCTGGACGGCAACGCCTTCAAGGTGCCGATGGCCGTCAACACGATCACCGCCACGCTGCGCAACCTCGCCGGAGGATCCCGATGACCGTCACCGAGCCGCGCGCGTCCGTCGGCACCCCCGTCGCCCGCATCGACGGGGAGGCCAAGGTGCTGGGCCTGGCGAAGTACGCCTACGAGCAGGTCGTGGACAACCCCGCCTTCCTGCACCCGGTCCAGGCCACCGTCGCCCGCGGCCGGGTCACCGGGTTCGACTCCTCGGCGGCCGAGGCGCTCGAGGGTGTCCTGCTGGTGCTCAGCCACCTCAACGCGCCCGCCCTGGCGGACACCAGCGACCAGGAGTACGCCGTCCTGCAGTCGCCGGGCGTCGCGTTCCGCGGCCAGATCATCGGCGCGGTGGTGGCCGAGTCGCCGGAGACCGCCCGGCACGCCGCCGAGCTGGTCCGGGTCACCTACGACCAGCACCCGCACGACACCGAGCTGCGCGAGGACCACCCGGACCTCTACGAGCCCGGCCAGGTCAACCCGTCCTACCCCGCGGACACCGACGACGGCGGGGTGGACCAGGCGCTGGCGGCCGCGGAGTTCGTGGTGGACCACCGCTACACGACGCCGATGGAGCACAACAACCCGATGGAGCCGCACGCGTGCACCGCGCTGTGGCAGGACGGTCCGAGGCTGACCCTGCACGACTCCACGCAGAGCGTGCACGGCGTGCGGACCCGGCTGTCCGGGATCCTCGGCCTCGACCCCGAGGCGATCCGGGTGGTGTCGCCGTACGTCGGCGGCGGCTTCGGCTCCAAGGGCATGCCGCACGCGCACAACGTGCTGGTGGTGCTCGCCGCGCAGCTCCTCCCGGGCCGCCCGGTGAAGCTCGTGCTGACCCGCCAGCAGATGTTCACGCTCGTCGGCTACCGCACCCCCACCCTGCAGCGGGTCCGGCTCGGCGCCGACGCGCAGGGCCGGATCACGGCGGTCTCGCACGAGGCGGTGGAGCAGACCTCCCGGATCAAGGAGTTCGCCGAGCAGACCACGGTCGGCACCCGCAGCATGTACGCCGGCGACGCCCGTCGTACGACGCACCGGCTGGTGGCGCTCGACGTCGCGGTGCCGTCGTGGATGCGGGCGCCGGGGGAGGCGCCCGGCATGTTCGGCCTCGAGTCGGCGATGGACGAGCTCGCGGAGACCGTCGGCCTCGACCCGGTCGAGCTGCGGGTGCGCAACGACCCGGCGACCGACCCCGAGACCGGCCTGCCCTGGTCGAGCCGGCACCTCGTCGAGTGCCTGCACGAGGGCGCCGCCCGCTTCGGGTGGGACCTGCGCCGGGCACCCGGCTCGCGGCGCGAGGGAGACTGGCTGGTCGGCCTCGGGATGGCCAGCTCGACGTACCCCGCCTACCTCATGCCGGGCAATACCGCGTCGGTCTCCTACGGCGGCCACGGCCACTACTCGGTCCGGATCGGGGCGGCCGACATCGGCACCGGCTCGTGGACCGCGCTCACCCAGATCGCCGCGGACGCGCTGGGCATGCCGTTCGACCACGTGCACCTCGAGATCGGCGACACTCAGCTGCCCAGGGCCACCGTCGAGGGCGGGTCGGCCGGGCTGGCCTCGCACGGCTCGGCGATCCTGCTGGCCGGCCAGCGGTTCCGGGTCGAGCACGGCGACGCCCCCGAGGCGGGTGCCACCACCGAGGCGACCACCGAGCCGCCCGGCGAGCCGGCGTACGCCACGCACTCCTACGGCGCGCAGTTCGTGGAGGCCCGGGTGAACGTCGACACCGGGGAGGTGCGGGTGCCCCGGATGGTCGGGGTGTTCTCCTGCGGCCGGATCGTCAACCCGCG
It encodes:
- the ggt gene encoding gamma-glutamyltransferase, yielding MHRTRVSRFAALGVAGATAVAGLGVALPSASADDAGRYSTKTPTSRGFGGAVTSVDPEASRVGLQVLKNGGNAVDAAVATAAALGVTEPYSSGLGGGGYFVYYDAKTKKVHTIDGRETAPASMPRDAFIDKSTGKPYNFTPELVTSGVSVGVPGTPATWAKALREWGTYRLAGALAPAEKLARRGFVVDKTFHQQTLDNQTRFEAYTSTPRLFLPGGTAPRTGSVFRNTALANTYRALGRKGVSWFYRGPIAREIAHNVQSPPKSSTTALPVPAGHLTRRDLAGYRALFRTPTYAKYRGYGVWGMGGSSSGGTTVGEALNIMEQFPLRRLSSTQQLHVYLEASALAFADRAKYLGDPAFVKIPRATLLSDRYAASRACSISLTTAMPKPTTAGDVRKYDPTCGGTSSTGTTARRDTENVETTNLTVTDKRGNVVEYTLTIEQTGGSGLLLPGRGFLLNNELTDFSAVYDAADPNRIQPGKRPRSSISPTLVLRDGKPVVALGSPGGSTIITTVLQMITDRIDRQLSLPQTIADPRGSQRNTAAVSAEPEFIEKYGAGLQALGHPLTPAGDKFTSASEIGAATAVAFKRHGYLVAVSEPRRRGGGSALVVRPSR
- a CDS encoding 2Fe-2S iron-sulfur cluster-binding protein; the protein is MHESTLTLTVDGVSRTVTVDTRTTLLDTLRDRLGVTSPKKGCDHGQCGACTVLLDGRRTLSCLRLAVAEHGADVVTSAGLRVGDDLHPVQQAFIDHDGLQCGYCTPGQICSAVGMLEEARAGHPSHVTEDLEAGLDGGAELTDEEIRERMSGNLCRCGAYPHIVAAIAEVAR
- the dapF gene encoding diaminopimelate epimerase, encoding MTSAFGFLKGHGTENDFVLLPDADGSVHGDLAPDVVARLCDRRAGIGGDGVLRAIRTAAYDDPAAVAARSEAEWFMDYRNSDGSVSEMCGNGVRVFGRYLVEHEGVDPHRPLKVGTRAGTRTLTFGRDLVSVDMGQPVVHGETKVSVGERSWPALHVSMGNPHAVAFVDDLTDAGHLLDPPGHDAEEFPDGVNVEFVVRRGRRHVAMRVHERGSGETRSCGTGACAVMVAAALADGTAPGKRYRVDVPGGRLEVTWTEQGRVELTGPAVLVARGEWIAK
- a CDS encoding FAD binding domain-containing protein; translated protein: MKPFTYEQVLDPAEAVARVTGSPEAVYVAGGTNLVDHLKLGVATPDVLVDVSRLPLDEVEGLEDGGLRIGAAVRNADLAAHAAVRRGYPVLAQALLAGASGQIRNVATTGGNLLQRTRCVYFQDVTTPCNKREPGSGCPAREGFQRSAAVLGASEHCVATHPSDMAVALAALDAVVVVLGTDGERRVPMSDFHRLPGDRPELDTTLAQGELVTAVELPALPDASRSAYRKVRDRASYAFALVSVAAVLDASGGTVHDVRIALGGVAHKPWRASVAEERLRGGPATEEAFRAAAEAELAAAVPLDGNAFKVPMAVNTITATLRNLAGGSR
- a CDS encoding DinB family protein, whose protein sequence is MSYDFGDRPRPPFVGDEREVLDGWLDFHRATLLMKCEGLTLEQLKVRPLRTSRLTLLGLVRHLTEVERGWFLPFLGEPVTELYCTEADPDGDFHGVPHADAEADLARYGETVDTISDRLRRHRLDEVEEDGGTSYNLRWIFTHMVEEYARHNGHADLLREAIDGTRGE
- a CDS encoding SRPBCC family protein, giving the protein MSEPSTYTVQRSTTVHAPAAQVEEQIVDFHRWTAWSPWEGVDPQMARSYTGPAQGAGAVYEWTGNRKAGAGRMQITDVAPGSRVEIDLRFLKPFKSHSTTVFSLEPLDDGSTTVTWTMTGPRTLAVKAMGLFTSMDKLVGGDFEKGLARLKDVAERPGG
- the hflX gene encoding GTPase HflX, which codes for MTSAHEFDAHTPDPVTPIDERDDINLDDALAETDDWESPDGPDPEESTGSYDLAERHALRRVAGLSTELEDISEVEYRQLRLERVVLVGVWTDGTVEDAENSMAELALLAETAGSEVLDAFYQRRQSPDPATYIGRGKVDGLKEIVQATGADTVILDGELAPSQLRNLEDRVKVKVVDRTALILDIFAQHAKSREGQAQVELAQLNYMKQRLRGWGGNLSRQAGGRVGSQGGGIGGRGPGETKIETDRRRINTKIAKLRNELKHMRVTRDTKRSDRQRHQIPSVAIAGYTNAGKSSLLNRLTDAGVLVEDSLFATLDPTTRKTTTSDGRIYTMSDTVGFVRHLPHQLIEAFRSTLEEVADSDLVLHVVDGSHPDPEGQLAAVREVFAEIGADKVPELVVINKADAADPILISRLKGREPHSVVVSAKTGEGIADVLRAVEADLPHPGVAFDALLPYERGDLLNRIHVSGEVESVEHTGDGSRVRGRVHADLAGELEPYLVKA
- a CDS encoding xanthine dehydrogenase family protein molybdopterin-binding subunit, whose translation is MTVTEPRASVGTPVARIDGEAKVLGLAKYAYEQVVDNPAFLHPVQATVARGRVTGFDSSAAEALEGVLLVLSHLNAPALADTSDQEYAVLQSPGVAFRGQIIGAVVAESPETARHAAELVRVTYDQHPHDTELREDHPDLYEPGQVNPSYPADTDDGGVDQALAAAEFVVDHRYTTPMEHNNPMEPHACTALWQDGPRLTLHDSTQSVHGVRTRLSGILGLDPEAIRVVSPYVGGGFGSKGMPHAHNVLVVLAAQLLPGRPVKLVLTRQQMFTLVGYRTPTLQRVRLGADAQGRITAVSHEAVEQTSRIKEFAEQTTVGTRSMYAGDARRTTHRLVALDVAVPSWMRAPGEAPGMFGLESAMDELAETVGLDPVELRVRNDPATDPETGLPWSSRHLVECLHEGAARFGWDLRRAPGSRREGDWLVGLGMASSTYPAYLMPGNTASVSYGGHGHYSVRIGAADIGTGSWTALTQIAADALGMPFDHVHLEIGDTQLPRATVEGGSAGLASHGSAILLAGQRFRVEHGDAPEAGATTEATTEPPGEPAYATHSYGAQFVEARVNVDTGEVRVPRMVGVFSCGRIVNPRTARSQLIGGMVWGLSMALHEKSVVDHALGHVVTHDLADYHVLSHADIGDIDVTWLDEEDPHANPLGAKGIGEIGITGTAAAVASAVHNATGRRIRDLPITPDKLLLP